One Triticum dicoccoides isolate Atlit2015 ecotype Zavitan chromosome 3B, WEW_v2.0, whole genome shotgun sequence genomic window, NNNNNNNNNNNNNNNNNNNNNNNNNNNNNNNNNNNNNNNNNNNNNNNNNNNNNNNNNNNNNNNNNNNNNNNNNNNNNNNNNNNNNNNNNNNNNNNNNNNNNNNNNNNNNNNNNNNNNNNNNNNNNNNNNNNNNNNNNNNNNNNNNNNNNNNNNCTGTTTTTTGGTCATACTTTGATCATCTATATCACAAATAGAATATAAAGTGTATGCTACAAAAAGTATGTTGTTGGATTTGTATTTCAAAAAGGTTTTCCATGATATAATTTTTTTATGACACATAGTTTGCATTTTATTACTCCTCCAATCCAAATTAATTGACACAACTTTAGTATAACTTTGTAGTTATTTGGATCAGAGGGAGCAGTTAAATTTACAAGTCAAATCTTAGCACAAATTAAGAGGGGGGCTAATAAACCCAGATGGAGGTAGTACATGTTCTATCATGTTTAGGTGTCCTAATCATGAGTTCAAGATCCTGTTTATGTTAACCCTAAAGGATTATGTCTTAACAATAACATAGCCCAAAATCTTATGGTAAGATGTATGACACCAACATGAACTACGTTGACCTACTCCCTCCGCTTCAAAATGTAAGGCAGATTTTGTCAAATATCTATGtttaaccaagtttatagaaaaatatcaaACAtctataataataaataaataaaatatgaacATATATTatatgatgaatctagtgatatcAATTTGGTATTCTAAAATTGGTCAAACATACAAAAAATTAACTTTTTTTAAAAAATACACCTTATAATTTAAAACGGGAGTACTTTGTAATAAATGGTGCTAATCAAATAAGAACTACTGTACATCTGTTCTTCGAAATTAAATCGTGCTAGTACAAACAAGTCATACATAGCGTGCAGCTTAAAAACACACTAGCAGCTCGTACAACATAAATGATGATTCAAAAGAGAGCTTCAGATAGATGTTATAACAAGTCAAATTCTAAAAGTGCATTAAAAATTTGATAAGCATCATCAACTCATCAACCATGATGTGTTTACTGAACTCGGTGCCAACTGTGCACATAGGGATGAAATAATCAGGTGGAAGTTTTGCGTCATTGAGTATCACATCACAAACATGAATCAAGCTGTAGGCCCCGCTTCTCCTCCCAGGACACAGTTAGACGAATCAGATCATCGTATCAACCGCAGAAAGGTCAACCACCATGCCAACAGCAGGCCTTTGCTCATGAACCTGCGAAAATTTCGGTTAATAAGCAATTGCATCAAGAAGCTGCCAAAAAAGTATGCATGAAGAACTTACAGTAGCACAATTGTTGCCTAGCGATTTTGACATTTGTGGCTTTAAAGGCTGGAAATCACAATTCGCACTGCTACATTCCACTTCATTGCATACTCGAACCTTCTGAGTCAAAGAGATACCAAAGATTTTGCAGCCATTTGTGTGAACATCCTTGTCATTTGGTTCATGCTCTGCACTGCTGATGGAGTGCAACTTTTTAGTTCCAGTACAACTAGCTATTGCTTTGCCTGAAACAAGATGAGGCCAGAGAGGTAATGTATGACTGGTTCTTCCCATATCTTGAGTAGCGTTGACAGTAACATGTCTAATATTATCATCCTTATCCAGGCTTCTGCATACGTATTCAAAGCCATGTATCTTGGAACTAGTTTGAGGGAACATTAGCACAGATAATGGAGAGGATGCTTGAGGCATTGCTAGTGTTACTGGCCCACTATAATCGCATCCCTGTGACGTAAGCCATTTATATGTTGCACCAGATGTACAGTTGCCATCAGGTTGACAGAAGCTAGAACCTCTTATAACAGCATCAGACAAAGTTCCTCCTTCATAAGGGTGAAACACTTCTTGACCTTGCAAGACCCTTTGGAATCTTTGAGACTCCCCAAAGCCTGAGCAGTGGTAGGAAAATCCATGATTTTCAGGCGGGGTTCTAGCACCAAGTTCTGGAACCCCTGGAATGTTACTCATGTTGATAGAGCAATTCCGATCATCACTGTACTGAAAATTTCTTGCTTCAGACGCCCGAGAAGCTGAATTAGCAGTACCATCATGGGTTTTAGAACCCAATAATTCTTGACCTTGCAAGACCTTGTGGAATCTGGCAGATTCCGCAAAATCCGAAGAAACACTTCCACCTGCCAAAATGGCTAAAAAAAAGTTCAGTGGGGCACAACAGTGTATCAAATGACTATCTTTTCACTTACAACCCaacctacttggaagcaacatatcTGGATTAACTTGGGGGAGGCATGGCTTCAGCCGTTTTGAATGGGGAGAGGACAGATGAGATCCCGAAACCGATCCAGTAAGTTCAATCTCCCAAGGAGATACCCTATTAGGCCAACGGCACTCTACATCATCGTCCCATCTCACCTATCAAGTTTTCCATCAGTCAACACAATGCTCAAACATGATTTAAGGACAAGGAATCTAATGAGAACAGATAAAGTAAATGACTAAGATTCCTTGTTCAACATGGCATGCAAATATGGTTCTAAATTTACATCCTATGCAATCTTGGAAACCAACTAGTACAATGCTAAATTCCAGGGTTCACATATCCTTGTGAGAAATTTGCCATGGGACATTAAACATAGTATATTGCAAGGTTTCAACCTTGTTCCGCCATCGGGAATTTCTGATCACGTTGACTTGAAAAAAGTAAAAATGCTGATTTCATTTATGACAAAGAATTTCAGCGAATATTTTATGGAAGCTCGGTTTCGGCTAAATTAGATGCATCCTACTCGATTAATAGCATATATACAAATGTTTGGCAGTCGTTATATGGACATTCAGAACTCTTTCTACTATGATCTATTATAGCATGGTTCAAACCCACTAATCCAAAGATGAGCCCAGGCTCACTAGTAGCATGCAAATTTTCATGGTAAAATGACATCCAAGGAGCTCTAGAAAAAAACAGTTCTCCAAAGTGccttttttcaaagtttctgtgagAGCCATTTTTTTTTTGTCTACAGCTCCTCAAACGTCATATGTTCAGGCAATTTTGCATGCCCCTAGCGCCCCCGAGCATCTTGGATGCCAAAAAAAAGTTTTTTTTGAATTCTTTTGCTATTTTTTTACTGTACATGGGCGGGTGTAGATGGCCCTGGTTACCAAAACgccacccttggttcaaaccaaaatAAAAAACTAAGAGCACAAGCTCCAATAGTTAATCAAGGAGTAGGACAAGTATACAATTGAGTAGCTGCCGTTAGGGATGCAAGCGGACGGTGTCCGCAACCATCTGCAAACAGGTAAATTAAACTAACACGATTATTAAAGTGATGAGGATTATTGCAATTTCGACTACGCGGACAGATGCGGACAGCGCAGACGCGTCCGCCTGCATCCCCGGCTGCAGTATGAATTGTATCTTTGTGTGCACTATACTTCTACTCTGTTATGCTGCTCCTCTTACTAGTAATCCGCAGTTGTGTGGATTAGTGCAAAACATTGGAACTTAACGAGGGCATATTCTAATGTAGTAATCTTGATTAGGAGAAACGGACAATGCTTCACTTTTCTTCAGACATTTATATTATTTTCCAGAAATGAAACTACAGGATTTCTTTGGCCCTTAATGCTTTGAAATGACCAGCATCTATTCAAAATTCCAGCTGGGCATACTGTAATTCGCCAACTGATGAAAAGTTACACATAACACAAAATGCTCAAATCCAAGACAGAGAACCACAATGCATTTGTTGCATTTAATTAATAAAGATAGATGGTCATACACCTATAGAGTACTATGCACATGCATCGATACCAACATTGGTGCACATCTGATGTGTCAAGCAGGAAAAAGCAGAACATACCACCAAACATTTCCACTTCGAACCATGCGACTTCGGGTCTGACTCTCTACTCCCAGTTATTATCCCAGTTGACCTGAAAAACAAGAATAGTTATGG contains:
- the LOC119276506 gene encoding auxin response factor 2-like isoform X1: MRPGESEEACEGDSEDTDAAKRRARMPHMFCKTLTASDTSTHGGFSVPRRAAEDCFPPLDYNLQRPSQELVTKDLHGTEWRFRHIYRGQPRRHLLTTGWSAFVNKKKLVSGDAVLFLRDEDGVLRLGVRRAAQLKNVSPFPALFNQDSSLSSLGNVAHAVAVKNIFHIYYNPRLCESEFIVPYWKFMRSFSEPISVGMRFKMKYENEDASERRSTGIITGSRESDPKSHGSKWKCLVVRWDDDVECRWPNRVSPWEIELTGSVSGSHLSSPHSKRLKPCLPQVNPDMLLPTILAGGSVSSDFAESARFHKVLQGQELLGSKTHDGTANSASRASEARNFQYSDDRNCSINMSNIPGVPELGARTPPENHGFSYHCSGFGESQRFQRVLQGQEVFHPYEGGTLSDAVIRGSSFCQPDGNCTSGATYKWLTSQGCDYSGPVTLAMPQASSPLSVLMFPQTSSKIHGFEYVCRSLDKDDNIRHVTVNATQDMGRTSHTLPLWPHLVSGKAIASCTGTKKLHSISSAEHEPNDKDVHTNGCKIFGISLTQKVRVCNEVECSSANCDFQPLKPQMSKSLGNNCATVHEQRPAVGMVVDLSAVDTMI
- the LOC119276506 gene encoding auxin response factor 2-like isoform X3; its protein translation is MIGIDLNTVEEDEEEGGPSAEPPRGTVCLELWHACAGRVGSLPRKGSAVVYLPEGHLEHIGEAAGAVPPHVFCRVVDVNLQADPATDEVYAQVSLVVDDEVPRRMRPGESEEACEGDSEDTDAAKRRARMPHMFCKTLTASDTSTHGGFSVPRRAAEDCFPPLDYNLQRPSQELVTKDLHGTEWRFRHIYRGQPRRHLLTTGWSAFVNKKKLVSGDAVLFLRDEDGVLRLGVRRAAQLKNVSPFPALFNQDSSLSSLGNVAHAVAVKNIFHIYYNPRLCESEFIVPYWKFMRSFSEPISVGMRFKMKYENEDASERRSTGIITGSRESDPKSHGSKWKCLVVRWDDDVECRWPNRVSPWEIELTGSVSGSHLSSPHSKRLKPCLPQVNPDMLLPSGSVSSDFAESARFHKVLQGQELLGSKTHDGTANSASRASEARNFQYSDDRNCSINMSNIPGVPELGARTPPENHGFSYHCSGFGESQRFQRVLQGQEVFHPYEGGTLSDAVIRGSSFCQPDGNCTSGATYKWLTSQGCDYSGPVTLAMPQASSPLSVLMFPQTSSKIHGFEYVCRSLDKDDNIRHVTVNATQDMGRTSHTLPLWPHLVSGKAIASCTGTKKLHSISSAEHEPNDKDVHTNGCKIFGISLTQKVRVCNEVECSSANCDFQPLKPQMSKSLGNNCATVHEQRPAVGMVVDLSAVDTMI
- the LOC119276506 gene encoding auxin response factor 2-like isoform X2 — translated: MRPGESEEACEGDSEDTDAAKRRARMPHMFCKTLTASDTSTHGGFSVPRRAAEDCFPPLDYNLQRPSQELVTKDLHGTEWRFRHIYRGQPRRHLLTTGWSAFVNKKKLVSGDAVLFLRDEDGVLRLGVRRAAQLKNVSPFPALFNQDSSLSSLGNVAHAVAVKNIFHIYYNPRLCESEFIVPYWKFMRSFSEPISVGMRFKMKYENEDASERRSTGIITGSRESDPKSHGSKWKCLVVRWDDDVECRWPNRVSPWEIELTGSVSGSHLSSPHSKRLKPCLPQVNPDMLLPSGSVSSDFAESARFHKVLQGQELLGSKTHDGTANSASRASEARNFQYSDDRNCSINMSNIPGVPELGARTPPENHGFSYHCSGFGESQRFQRVLQGQEVFHPYEGGTLSDAVIRGSSFCQPDGNCTSGATYKWLTSQGCDYSGPVTLAMPQASSPLSVLMFPQTSSKIHGFEYVCRSLDKDDNIRHVTVNATQDMGRTSHTLPLWPHLVSGKAIASCTGTKKLHSISSAEHEPNDKDVHTNGCKIFGISLTQKVRVCNEVECSSANCDFQPLKPQMSKSLGNNCATVHEQRPAVGMVVDLSAVDTMI